One stretch of Spirochaeta lutea DNA includes these proteins:
- a CDS encoding AfsA-related hotdog domain-containing protein: MDQYINRTLVHKQHSKNVLLSNLRRILPRALPLETMELAAGHVSPEDYQLLLRVYRPLGCPTILGQGKRYILREFLGALRLTKGQYQEVLQALPEETSQEFTRLYSPHQDSRERTRYYLESPVDDDLLNRIIKQGGKAEYYIDNGTQARASAILESLGYPQVPQEDIRDIFLANMVVDTSHEFFFEHPNEHVPGIMILEACRQMIIACSHSFGGVSREHSHMILDLLEARFTGFLELYAPIILRAEVIQKREHRGAWTSVTLDITIHQNGSQLGRVTCSGSTVGSGAFKRIRRLKRDELGLLPFIPGPDLDYTLLVKPQEESVWQEARLQELNLKTLVLRVPPRDTRPPNRGVYDFVLVVSGAGSAKGQCTLASRLSNGLLRFTLESLSRTEEEQLELILKRYCKVPERAVI, from the coding sequence ATGGACCAGTACATAAACCGCACCCTGGTGCATAAACAGCATAGTAAGAACGTTCTGCTCTCGAATCTACGGCGGATCTTACCCCGGGCGCTTCCCCTGGAAACCATGGAGCTGGCAGCAGGGCATGTATCCCCGGAAGACTACCAACTCTTACTCCGGGTGTACCGGCCCCTGGGCTGTCCTACCATCCTCGGCCAGGGGAAACGCTACATCCTCCGGGAATTCCTGGGTGCCCTCAGGCTGACCAAGGGACAGTATCAGGAGGTATTACAGGCGCTGCCCGAGGAAACATCCCAAGAATTTACCCGGCTGTACAGCCCCCACCAGGATTCCCGGGAGCGCACCCGCTACTATCTCGAGTCCCCCGTGGATGACGATTTGCTCAATCGAATTATAAAACAGGGTGGAAAGGCCGAATACTATATCGATAACGGAACCCAGGCCCGGGCCTCGGCAATTCTGGAATCCCTCGGCTACCCTCAGGTTCCCCAGGAGGATATCAGGGATATCTTTTTAGCCAACATGGTGGTGGATACCTCCCATGAGTTTTTCTTCGAGCATCCCAATGAGCATGTGCCGGGAATTATGATCCTCGAGGCCTGCCGCCAAATGATCATTGCCTGTTCCCACAGCTTCGGCGGGGTAAGCCGAGAACACTCCCACATGATTCTTGATCTCCTGGAAGCGCGGTTCACCGGATTCCTGGAACTCTATGCGCCCATCATCCTTCGGGCGGAGGTCATCCAAAAACGGGAGCATCGCGGTGCATGGACCAGCGTCACCCTGGATATCACCATCCACCAGAACGGCTCCCAATTGGGACGCGTAACCTGTAGCGGAAGCACCGTAGGCAGCGGAGCCTTCAAGCGGATCCGGCGGCTAAAACGGGACGAGCTTGGCCTGCTGCCCTTTATCCCCGGTCCCGACCTGGACTATACCCTTCTGGTCAAACCCCAGGAGGAATCTGTATGGCAGGAGGCCCGGTTGCAGGAGCTAAACCTGAAAACCCTGGTCCTCAGGGTTCCGCCCAGGGATACCCGCCCTCCCAACCGAGGTGTGTACGACTTTGTACTCGTCGTATCGGGTGCGGGGTCAGCCAAGGGACAGTGCACCTTGGCCAGCAGGCTGAGTAACGGTCTGCTTCGGTTTACCCTGGAGAGCCTGAGCCGTACGGAAGAAGAACAGCTGGAACTCATTCTGAAGCGGTACTGTAAGGTACCCGAAAGGGCGGTTATTTAA
- a CDS encoding methyl-accepting chemotaxis protein produces the protein MKQPAATISIRIVLNTVIVFLTALTVLTVTDYLLEGAVTASGTASGLFTYYLTFMTGNVLPILAVFGIFLYFYTGPIQRVAQALESSQAVAPKEMARAKGRIFALPRIILLLNFLSFFGGTILFFSTQGYFSDIASPRLWFQLVFTLSSSGVYAFVQTSMNNQVLARARSLMGIHRIEQQGFKDMSLNRKTMLITVLLALYGISYFVPKLVFAYEIELAYSAELQQVVLGQKSLAQAQEDFSRRFGDFSVPPAFSLEQRDFNAQQAQVRSSLFGAGIALAVIIALIALVYSRELIMQIRMQQRKMRDILEGSDALSERIAITSYDEVGQLSDLINRFMDLLAGMLTGIARSAGSISHSSQVVDGSISAASDAMHEIVTTVEQISSSSDDQALAVDSARKKILAMQESIRRIGSDMENQASFVEQTSGAMTEMAGNIASVSRNTQQANTLGEKLTRAARTGEEKIRQSVQAIGAVEEATDTVSAIVKVLSDIAGQTNLLAMNAAIEAAHAGDAGRGFAVVAAEIRKLAENSAVQAKEIVQQIGTMTSRVEAGVTQTREAGEAFRSILQDIQETTQLINEVSAAMVQQKAGTDEILSSVGSVVDASNSIKERTRELQDQSSVMDQQMQDLVQVATHIREATTEQSRSNVEVSQMISRLKETSQGNMEVVNQLQAILSKFQSAQLEKEGQQWTST, from the coding sequence ATGAAGCAACCTGCCGCGACAATATCCATCCGGATCGTATTGAATACCGTTATTGTGTTTCTCACAGCCCTGACGGTCCTGACAGTCACCGACTACCTGCTGGAAGGAGCGGTGACCGCCAGCGGCACCGCATCCGGTCTTTTCACCTACTACCTAACCTTCATGACCGGGAACGTCCTGCCCATCCTGGCGGTCTTCGGCATTTTTCTCTACTTCTACACCGGACCCATCCAGCGGGTTGCCCAGGCCTTGGAATCCTCCCAGGCGGTCGCTCCCAAAGAAATGGCCCGGGCGAAGGGCCGTATATTTGCTCTGCCCCGAATCATCCTCCTCCTCAACTTTTTGAGTTTTTTCGGGGGGACCATTCTCTTCTTTTCCACCCAGGGATATTTCAGCGATATAGCCAGCCCTCGGCTCTGGTTTCAACTGGTGTTTACCCTCTCAAGTTCCGGCGTCTACGCCTTCGTGCAAACCTCCATGAACAACCAGGTTCTGGCCCGGGCCCGGAGCCTCATGGGCATCCACCGGATTGAACAGCAGGGATTCAAGGACATGAGCCTAAACCGGAAGACCATGCTCATCACGGTGCTTCTGGCTCTGTATGGGATTTCTTATTTTGTTCCCAAGCTGGTTTTTGCCTACGAGATCGAGCTCGCCTATTCCGCGGAGTTGCAGCAGGTTGTTCTCGGACAGAAGAGCCTCGCCCAGGCCCAGGAGGATTTTTCCCGGCGCTTCGGGGATTTTTCGGTGCCTCCCGCCTTCAGTCTTGAGCAAAGGGATTTTAACGCCCAGCAGGCTCAGGTCCGGTCGTCTCTCTTCGGGGCGGGGATAGCCCTGGCAGTAATCATTGCCTTGATAGCCCTGGTGTACTCCCGGGAGCTGATCATGCAAATCCGCATGCAGCAGCGTAAGATGCGGGACATCCTGGAGGGCAGCGATGCCCTGTCCGAGCGTATTGCCATTACCAGTTACGACGAGGTAGGGCAACTGTCAGACCTTATCAACCGGTTTATGGATCTCCTGGCCGGTATGCTCACCGGTATAGCCCGGAGTGCGGGTTCTATTTCCCATTCCAGTCAGGTGGTGGACGGTTCCATTTCTGCGGCCTCGGATGCCATGCACGAGATCGTAACCACGGTGGAACAGATCAGCTCCAGTTCGGACGATCAGGCCCTGGCGGTGGATTCGGCGCGGAAGAAAATTCTCGCCATGCAGGAGAGCATCCGGCGCATCGGCAGCGATATGGAAAACCAGGCATCCTTTGTGGAACAGACCTCGGGTGCTATGACAGAAATGGCTGGAAACATAGCCTCGGTTTCCCGGAACACCCAGCAGGCCAATACCCTGGGGGAAAAACTAACCCGGGCAGCCCGGACCGGGGAGGAGAAAATCCGCCAGAGCGTACAGGCTATCGGGGCCGTAGAGGAGGCCACCGATACGGTATCGGCCATCGTTAAGGTCCTCTCCGATATCGCCGGCCAAACAAACCTCCTCGCCATGAACGCCGCCATCGAGGCAGCCCATGCGGGGGATGCCGGCCGGGGTTTCGCCGTAGTGGCGGCGGAGATCCGGAAGCTTGCAGAGAACAGTGCGGTACAAGCCAAAGAGATCGTACAGCAGATCGGCACCATGACCAGCCGGGTGGAGGCCGGTGTCACCCAAACCAGGGAGGCCGGCGAAGCCTTCCGCAGCATACTCCAGGACATCCAGGAAACAACCCAGCTCATCAACGAGGTGTCAGCCGCCATGGTGCAGCAGAAGGCCGGAACCGATGAGATTCTCTCCTCGGTGGGCAGCGTGGTGGATGCCAGTAACAGCATCAAAGAACGGACCCGGGAGCTCCAGGATCAGAGTTCTGTTATGGACCAGCAAATGCAGGATCTGGTGCAGGTAGCCACCCACATCCGAGAAGCGACCACCGAACAGAGCCGGAGCAATGTGGAGGTATCCCAGATGATTTCCCGCTTGAAGGAAACGTCCCAGGGAAACATGGAGGTGGTCAACCAGCTCCAAGCCATCCTCTCCAAGTTTCAGAGTGCTCAACTAGAAAAGGAAGGTCAGCAATGGACCAGTACATAA
- a CDS encoding nuclear transport factor 2 family protein: MKEYNPAPADSNRTASSKRPVCTSPADTAGVFRPVIESTLLPRGVTVLMALLLLVFASCSNGLAEPSGSDESPAPVTQLPDQVPDPPQYPGQSSFYDTRVGDAPVSRHGNHTGTWLGAARKYYLELFFAFLEHESPLVGYFFPHYAELILTSYDPQAVPLAGTYNGRFQISEYFRQLFNTMDIHDIEVQYQLAQDPYVSSHVRLRGRFKDSGTRVDMEFVFLFQFGEEGSITKTRVYYDTQLWTRAHQTPSDQVLQDIQHPGDDFRIRPTDYDLTGLVDQLYANFYAGDIPGVMAMLSPDAAVYFKGDQESYPYAGIYEGQENILQFIQNLAGTAQPYNIQMFQVSEGNRSDVVLFEEWTVFATGKSYHVHTVNSWDVDAQGRLGGFYNYPDSQEIAQAYIP, translated from the coding sequence ATGAAAGAATACAACCCCGCACCGGCCGATTCCAACCGCACCGCCAGTTCAAAACGCCCGGTCTGCACCTCTCCCGCTGATACCGCCGGAGTCTTCAGACCAGTCATTGAATCAACCCTGCTTCCCCGGGGGGTGACCGTCCTTATGGCCCTCCTTCTCCTGGTATTTGCCTCGTGTTCCAACGGTTTGGCAGAGCCTTCCGGGTCTGATGAATCCCCGGCACCGGTTACCCAGCTGCCTGACCAGGTTCCCGATCCGCCCCAGTATCCCGGCCAGTCTTCGTTCTACGATACCCGGGTGGGGGATGCCCCGGTTTCCCGGCATGGAAATCACACCGGCACCTGGCTCGGAGCTGCCCGGAAATACTACCTGGAATTGTTTTTTGCCTTCCTGGAGCATGAAAGCCCCCTGGTAGGATACTTTTTTCCCCATTACGCCGAGCTCATCCTTACCAGTTACGACCCCCAGGCCGTTCCCCTGGCCGGCACCTACAACGGCCGGTTCCAGATCTCCGAGTATTTCCGCCAGCTTTTCAACACCATGGATATTCACGATATTGAGGTACAGTACCAGCTTGCCCAGGATCCCTATGTCAGTTCCCATGTACGACTCCGGGGCCGGTTTAAGGATTCAGGAACCAGGGTCGATATGGAGTTCGTATTTCTCTTCCAATTCGGCGAAGAAGGGTCTATTACGAAAACCAGGGTCTACTATGATACCCAGCTGTGGACCAGAGCCCATCAGACCCCATCCGATCAGGTTCTCCAGGACATCCAGCACCCCGGAGACGATTTCCGGATCCGTCCCACCGACTACGACCTGACCGGATTGGTGGATCAGCTCTACGCTAACTTTTACGCCGGGGATATTCCCGGGGTTATGGCCATGCTGTCCCCGGATGCCGCGGTCTACTTCAAGGGCGACCAGGAAAGCTACCCCTACGCCGGAATCTATGAGGGGCAGGAGAATATTCTGCAATTCATCCAGAACCTGGCAGGCACCGCCCAGCCCTACAATATCCAGATGTTCCAGGTCAGCGAAGGGAACCGCAGCGATGTGGTGCTCTTCGAGGAATGGACGGTTTTCGCCACCGGAAAGTCCTACCATGTTCACACCGTGAATTCCTGGGATGTGGATGCCCAGGGACGGCTTGGTGGATTTTACAACTACCCTGACAGCCAAGAAATAGCCCAGGCGTACATTCCCTAG
- a CDS encoding lysophospholipid acyltransferase family protein yields MSLTIFSKPFLARRGMMGFFMDYRAKLRRVSPDDYKRLRRFDMERRPYKQWHILRPLTWLLSFPSVWKRRLRVHKRDMEKIKPPFILLCNHMAFIDFKVTTAALFPWRSNYVVAIDGFIGREGLLRFAGGILKRRVTSDVFLIRHLRTILHQHKNVVSIYPEARYSLIGVPAYIPPSLGKLLKRFKLPVVMLRMHGNYLSSPVWNLRQRKTPIEAELFRLFTPEDLLGMDTGEIHQGIRRAFEYDEYAWQRDRGIHITEEFRAEGLHHVIYRCPACETEFAMRSRGSILECGHCGKQWRMTSLGQMEALDGPTEFSHLPDWYQYQVEQVRREIEAGRYRFEDEVRVESLVNNRGYYFAGNARVVHDNTGFTLQGDPAYFSEIVHKSVRSMYSCHIEYDYFGKGDCFELSTMNDTYYLYPLNKVNVVTKILIATEELHQLAQRKESARVVIQPE; encoded by the coding sequence ATGAGTCTGACCATTTTTAGCAAACCATTTTTGGCTAGGCGTGGTATGATGGGTTTCTTCATGGATTATCGAGCAAAACTACGACGGGTTAGTCCCGATGACTATAAACGGCTCAGGCGATTCGACATGGAACGCCGGCCTTACAAACAATGGCACATCCTCCGGCCCCTGACATGGCTCCTGAGCTTCCCCTCGGTGTGGAAACGACGGCTCCGGGTACATAAACGAGACATGGAGAAGATCAAGCCTCCCTTCATTCTCCTGTGCAACCACATGGCATTCATCGATTTTAAGGTCACCACCGCCGCCCTCTTTCCCTGGCGGTCCAACTACGTGGTTGCCATCGACGGATTTATCGGACGGGAGGGGCTTCTGCGCTTTGCCGGGGGGATTCTAAAGCGCCGGGTAACCTCGGATGTGTTTCTCATCCGCCATCTCCGCACCATCCTGCATCAGCATAAAAACGTTGTCAGCATTTACCCCGAGGCACGGTATTCCCTCATCGGGGTGCCTGCCTACATTCCCCCCTCCCTGGGGAAACTCCTTAAACGGTTCAAGCTGCCGGTGGTAATGCTGCGGATGCACGGGAACTACCTGTCCTCTCCGGTTTGGAATCTGCGCCAGCGCAAGACCCCCATCGAGGCTGAACTGTTCCGTCTGTTTACGCCGGAAGACCTGCTAGGCATGGATACCGGGGAAATCCACCAGGGCATCCGCCGGGCCTTTGAGTACGATGAGTACGCCTGGCAGCGTGACCGGGGTATCCACATAACCGAGGAGTTTCGTGCCGAGGGCCTGCACCACGTGATCTACCGCTGCCCGGCCTGTGAGACCGAGTTTGCCATGAGATCCCGGGGCAGTATCTTGGAATGCGGCCACTGCGGGAAACAGTGGCGGATGACGAGTCTTGGGCAGATGGAGGCCCTGGATGGTCCCACGGAGTTCAGCCATCTGCCGGATTGGTACCAGTACCAGGTGGAGCAGGTTCGCCGGGAGATTGAAGCGGGACGATACCGCTTTGAGGATGAGGTGCGGGTGGAATCACTGGTGAATAACCGGGGGTACTATTTCGCTGGGAATGCCCGGGTTGTTCACGATAACACGGGGTTTACCCTCCAGGGCGATCCGGCGTATTTCTCCGAGATCGTTCATAAGTCGGTCAGGTCCATGTATTCATGCCATATTGAGTATGACTATTTCGGGAAGGGTGATTGTTTTGAGCTATCCACCATGAACGATACCTACTACCTCTACCCCCTGAACAAGGTGAATGTGGTGACAAAGATCCTCATCGCCACCGAGGAGCTGCACCAATTGGCACAGCGGAAGGAATCAGCTCGGGTGGTTATTCAGCCGGAATAG
- a CDS encoding response regulator gives MIHVLVVDDDPLVAQSLKTIICTDPEFRVVNLGTTGDQAIELYRVHRPDILLLDIRMPGKTGIQAAAAILQDHPEARILFLTTFSDDQYIIQALTMGAAGYLLKQNYQSIVPALRSVYQGQRVFGDAVADRIPSLVLRRTATPQPGTGNEDRGGLSEREFEIMKQVAQGLSNREISQKVYLGEGTVRNYVSTILEKLQLRDRTQLAVYYYKHYSG, from the coding sequence ATGATACATGTCCTTGTGGTGGATGATGATCCCCTGGTTGCCCAGTCTCTGAAGACCATCATCTGTACCGATCCGGAATTCAGGGTGGTGAACCTCGGTACGACGGGGGATCAGGCTATTGAGCTGTACCGTGTTCATCGCCCGGATATCCTTCTTTTAGATATCCGGATGCCCGGGAAAACCGGAATCCAGGCGGCCGCAGCCATTTTGCAGGACCATCCCGAGGCACGGATACTCTTTCTCACCACCTTCTCAGACGACCAGTACATTATTCAGGCCTTAACCATGGGAGCAGCCGGATACCTGTTAAAGCAAAACTACCAAAGTATTGTTCCCGCCCTCCGCTCGGTGTACCAGGGCCAGCGGGTCTTCGGCGATGCCGTGGCAGACCGGATTCCGTCCCTCGTGCTCCGCAGGACCGCCACTCCCCAGCCCGGTACCGGAAATGAAGACCGCGGGGGTCTTAGCGAGCGGGAATTCGAGATCATGAAGCAGGTCGCCCAGGGGCTCAGCAACCGGGAAATAAGCCAGAAGGTGTATCTCGGGGAGGGCACCGTACGAAACTATGTGAGTACCATCCTGGAGAAGCTCCAACTCCGAGACCGTACCCAGCTGGCGGTGTATTACTACAAGCACTATTCCGGCTGA
- a CDS encoding sensor histidine kinase, which produces MSFSWGREAAGKNTHGYHRLVGGTMGPRRRPKPEEESNVLNQLLEYLLLFLLSFTWAGVWFQPETLVLPVVLVVVIQGFFLYLGDSHVLGILLLLIFAGLCMAVPLLVVFLPLVLYGSLETRKLPWALPSLAASAAAYPALGPQGLVLTGVVCTAALVLYLRSRELTRLGRRYYNLRDESKLLHARLESRQRQLLERQDAEIHLATLNERTRIARDIHDNVGHLLSRALLQVAALRTYNPAAPPDSPPEICRQTLDQLQDTLNQGMTSIRSSVHQLHAQAIDVKHHLEKLLGEVTHCSCEYSIDLYTEPDKDTAYAIIAMVKEALANLMKHSRARIFILRFREHPGFYQLVMENDGVEYGSPTPSNHGRISLPGLQHTPSRGARVPEGAGTSRGSRAQGGAETSRGAGESQDFLGTLLGRTGGLGLQNMHDRVEALGGRMQISRGMGFRIFITLPKPTKGANP; this is translated from the coding sequence ATGTCATTTTCTTGGGGACGAGAGGCTGCCGGGAAGAATACCCATGGATATCACCGGTTGGTTGGTGGTACCATGGGTCCGAGGCGCCGCCCTAAACCCGAGGAGGAATCGAACGTGCTGAACCAGCTCTTGGAATACCTGCTGTTATTTCTCTTGAGTTTTACCTGGGCGGGGGTCTGGTTCCAGCCTGAGACCCTGGTACTTCCGGTGGTGCTGGTGGTAGTCATTCAAGGGTTCTTTTTGTATCTGGGTGATTCACATGTTCTCGGCATCCTTCTGCTTCTGATCTTCGCCGGATTATGCATGGCAGTCCCTCTCCTGGTGGTTTTCCTCCCCCTGGTACTCTACGGGAGTCTTGAAACCCGCAAACTGCCCTGGGCGCTGCCCTCCCTGGCCGCCTCGGCAGCGGCATATCCCGCCTTAGGTCCCCAGGGCCTGGTGCTCACCGGGGTGGTCTGTACCGCCGCCCTGGTGCTCTATCTACGCTCCCGGGAACTAACCCGGCTTGGCCGCCGCTATTACAATCTCCGGGATGAATCCAAACTGCTCCATGCCCGGTTAGAATCCCGGCAACGCCAGCTCCTGGAGCGTCAGGATGCGGAGATCCATCTCGCCACCCTGAACGAACGGACCCGCATAGCCCGGGACATTCACGATAACGTGGGGCATCTGCTCTCCAGGGCCCTGCTTCAGGTTGCAGCCCTCCGGACATACAACCCCGCAGCCCCTCCTGATTCCCCTCCGGAAATCTGCCGCCAAACCCTGGACCAACTCCAGGATACCCTGAACCAGGGAATGACCAGCATCCGCAGCAGCGTGCACCAACTCCATGCCCAGGCCATTGATGTAAAGCACCATCTGGAAAAGTTGTTGGGGGAGGTGACCCATTGCTCCTGTGAGTACAGCATCGATCTGTACACCGAACCCGATAAGGATACGGCCTATGCAATCATTGCAATGGTCAAGGAGGCCCTGGCGAACCTCATGAAGCATAGCCGGGCCCGAATTTTTATCCTGCGGTTCCGGGAACACCCCGGATTTTACCAGCTCGTTATGGAGAACGACGGGGTAGAATACGGTTCCCCGACCCCATCCAATCACGGGAGAATCTCCCTGCCCGGACTGCAGCACACCCCCTCGAGGGGCGCCCGGGTGCCCGAGGGAGCCGGGACGTCGAGGGGCTCTCGGGCGCAGGGTGGCGCCGAAACGTCGAGGGGAGCCGGGGAATCCCAGGACTTCCTCGGAACACTTCTGGGAAGGACGGGAGGCTTAGGCCTCCAGAACATGCACGACAGGGTGGAAGCCCTGGGGGGAAGGATGCAGATTTCCCGGGGTATGGGTTTCCGCATCTTCATTACCCTCCCCAAACCAACGAAGGGAGCTAACCCATGA
- a CDS encoding ABC transporter ATP-binding protein: MIIRVQDLVKRYGDLQALDHLSFEVREGEIFGLLGPNGSGKTTAINCMLSLLRYDKGEIRIFDRPMTPESYKTKAEIGVVMQDVAVFDVLTVEQNIDYFCGLYVRDTERRRRLVQEAIAFTGLGGFEGFLPKKLSGGLLRRLNIACGIAHKPRLIFMDEPTVAVDPQSRNKILEGIKELNRRGATIIYTSHYMEEVEQICSRIMILDHGREIASGTKQALKSMIDLGEKNSFEVYDLPEEELREIRGLPEVAEAHYQDNMLVVKSHRGSNILERLLEFLRSRGIVFGRIYSEQPSLNDVFLEITGRELRDGGSHE; the protein is encoded by the coding sequence ATGATAATACGTGTACAGGATCTGGTTAAGCGATACGGCGACCTTCAGGCCTTGGATCACCTGAGTTTTGAGGTACGGGAGGGAGAGATTTTCGGTCTCCTTGGACCGAATGGATCGGGAAAGACCACGGCTATCAACTGCATGCTCTCCCTGCTCAGGTACGACAAGGGGGAGATTCGGATTTTCGACCGGCCCATGACACCGGAGAGTTACAAGACCAAGGCGGAAATCGGGGTGGTGATGCAGGATGTGGCGGTGTTCGACGTCCTGACGGTGGAGCAGAATATCGACTACTTCTGCGGACTCTATGTCCGGGATACCGAGCGGCGCCGCAGGTTGGTGCAGGAGGCGATAGCCTTTACGGGGTTAGGGGGATTTGAAGGCTTTCTGCCAAAAAAACTGAGCGGCGGCCTGTTGCGCCGGCTGAACATCGCTTGCGGCATCGCCCATAAACCCAGGCTCATCTTCATGGACGAGCCCACGGTGGCGGTGGATCCCCAGAGCCGGAATAAGATTCTGGAGGGCATTAAAGAGCTGAACCGCCGGGGAGCCACCATCATCTACACCTCCCACTACATGGAGGAGGTGGAGCAGATATGTTCCCGGATTATGATCCTGGATCATGGCCGGGAGATTGCCTCGGGAACCAAGCAGGCTCTAAAATCCATGATCGATTTGGGTGAAAAGAATAGTTTTGAGGTCTACGACCTGCCTGAGGAGGAGTTACGGGAAATCCGGGGTTTGCCCGAGGTAGCCGAGGCGCATTACCAGGACAATATGCTGGTGGTGAAAAGTCACCGGGGCAGCAACATTCTGGAACGTCTCCTGGAGTTTTTACGGAGCCGGGGGATTGTTTTCGGCCGGATATACTCCGAGCAGCCGAGCCTGAACGATGTGTTCCTGGAGATAACCGGCCGGGAACTCCGGGACGGAGGTTCCCATGAATAG
- a CDS encoding ABC transporter permease, with amino-acid sequence MNSHMFRYRLRVLLRDKEMVFWTILFPILLATLFSIAFANIETGGSLLPIPAAVVTPSEDSALDEVLTQVSRGDDPLLKLQRVDLSRARELLREGEVAGIILPGDPVGLEVASSGLGQSVLRSFLDQYVQAQAGITRIARENPDALPGAVRALGVVTDFTQEQVPGRAPLNLLMVFYFALLAMSSFYGGYYGLAEALDIQANLSSRGARVSLAPVHKLSGLLSSAGASLVIHFLTQLLLLAYLRIVLGVDFGTQLVLVIPTTLMGSVLSISLGAFIGSALPWGENIKNGVITAVSMIGSLLAGLMFPGLKHLVYQHAPLAAKLNPVGLLADAYYALYYFPDLERYYQNLGLLAVYALIFILGSYLFLRRRSYDSI; translated from the coding sequence ATGAATAGCCATATGTTCCGCTACCGCCTTCGGGTGCTTCTCCGGGATAAAGAAATGGTGTTTTGGACCATCCTCTTTCCGATTCTTCTGGCTACCCTGTTCAGCATTGCCTTTGCGAATATTGAGACCGGCGGCAGCCTGCTGCCGATTCCCGCTGCTGTCGTTACCCCCTCGGAGGACAGCGCGTTGGATGAGGTGCTTACCCAGGTGAGCCGGGGGGATGATCCCCTATTGAAGCTGCAGCGGGTAGATCTTTCTAGGGCCAGGGAACTGCTCCGAGAGGGTGAGGTAGCAGGTATCATCCTGCCCGGTGATCCGGTTGGCTTGGAGGTGGCTTCCTCGGGGCTCGGCCAGAGTGTGTTACGGAGTTTTCTGGATCAGTACGTCCAGGCCCAGGCCGGCATCACCCGTATTGCCCGGGAGAATCCTGATGCCCTGCCCGGGGCTGTCCGGGCGTTGGGGGTTGTTACGGACTTCACCCAGGAACAGGTTCCAGGGAGGGCGCCTCTAAATCTCTTGATGGTCTTTTATTTTGCCCTCCTGGCAATGTCCAGTTTCTACGGGGGGTATTACGGCCTTGCAGAGGCCCTGGATATCCAGGCCAACCTGAGTAGCCGGGGTGCACGGGTATCCCTGGCTCCGGTACATAAGCTTTCCGGACTACTCTCCAGCGCTGGAGCGTCCCTGGTCATCCACTTCCTAACCCAATTGCTGCTCTTGGCATACCTGCGTATCGTGTTGGGGGTGGATTTTGGTACCCAGCTGGTCCTGGTGATTCCCACAACTCTGATGGGATCGGTGCTGAGTATTAGCCTGGGGGCTTTTATCGGGTCAGCCCTGCCCTGGGGGGAGAACATCAAAAACGGGGTGATTACTGCGGTGAGCATGATCGGATCCCTCCTCGCGGGACTCATGTTCCCCGGACTAAAACATCTTGTTTACCAGCACGCCCCCCTGGCGGCAAAACTCAACCCCGTGGGGCTCCTGGCCGATGCCTACTACGCCCTGTACTATTTTCCCGATCTGGAACGCTACTACCAAAATCTGGGGTTGTTAGCCGTCTATGCCCTGATATTCATCCTCGGTTCATACCTCTTTCTAAGGAGACGCAGCTATGACAGTATTTAA